A single window of Desulfovibrio legallii DNA harbors:
- a CDS encoding DNA-methyltransferase gives MIDQIIHDDSIKKIKAIPECSVHAIISDIPYGICYNEWDILHDNKNTALGGASIAQTKAGEIFKRRGKPLNGWSSADKKIPYEYQEWCASWGKEWLRVLKPGGSCLIFAGRRYSHRCIVALEDCGFTFKDMIAWEKPTAPYRAQRISETYKRRGDYKNAQKWSGWRVANLRPLFEPILWLQKPYKTGGTLADNILINNVGGWNQNALEKYNGSGYCKEAHLCSNIFRISSDKDDHGLHEAQKPLNLMECLVSLVTKRGALILDPFAGSGTTCVAAQKLGRHFIGIEINEKYVKIAKHRLKQIQECSTPEAIQQLSTISLFGSTSKTGA, from the coding sequence ATGATTGACCAGATTATACACGATGATTCGATAAAAAAAATAAAAGCAATCCCCGAGTGTAGTGTCCACGCTATTATCTCAGATATCCCATATGGTATATGTTATAATGAATGGGATATTTTACACGATAATAAGAACACAGCTCTAGGCGGAGCATCTATAGCACAAACCAAAGCAGGTGAAATTTTTAAACGACGTGGCAAACCTCTCAACGGTTGGAGTAGTGCAGACAAAAAAATTCCATATGAATATCAAGAATGGTGCGCGTCATGGGGAAAAGAGTGGTTACGAGTTCTTAAACCAGGAGGCTCATGCCTCATCTTTGCCGGCAGAAGATACTCACACCGCTGCATTGTTGCATTGGAAGATTGTGGTTTTACCTTCAAAGATATGATCGCGTGGGAAAAACCAACAGCACCATACAGAGCTCAAAGAATTTCAGAAACGTATAAACGCCGTGGCGATTACAAAAATGCCCAAAAATGGTCAGGCTGGAGGGTTGCAAATCTTAGACCATTGTTTGAACCTATTCTTTGGTTACAAAAGCCATATAAAACAGGTGGAACGCTCGCAGATAATATCCTTATCAATAATGTCGGCGGATGGAATCAAAATGCTCTAGAAAAATACAATGGTTCTGGATATTGCAAAGAGGCGCATCTTTGCTCAAATATATTTCGTATTTCCAGTGACAAAGACGACCATGGGCTTCACGAAGCACAAAAACCCCTTAATCTAATGGAATGTTTAGTATCTCTGGTTACTAAGCGAGGGGCTTTAATATTGGACCCCTTCGCTGGCTCCGGAACTACCTGTGTAGCAGCTCAAAAGCTAGGGAGACATTTCATAGGCATAGAAATAAATGAAAAATATGTGAAGATAGCTAAACATCGCCTTAAACAAATACAGGAATGCTCCACCCCGGAAGCCATACAACAACTGAGTACGATATCATTATTCGGCTCTACCTCAAAGACGGGGGCATAG
- a CDS encoding HindIII family type II restriction endonuclease yields MFETLLKKITKESSQNFDIASNNLTEFINKEKKFIELIKQIGTIPESIPHDSTEEKLFSKASDAVLARAFRELGLKASVIKERADTADVIAKSQYFGYTLVADAKAFRLSRTAKNQKDFKVSALSCWRKDSEYAVLCGPYFQYPKTGSQIYSQAIDNNVCLLSWEHILFMIKKNIKETERVNMSAIWGFSGDYAKKIIAANQKKCFLKDFSNTLTSIFNYNINDFELLLNMQKSTIRERAQTEKAFWENEKKIISAYSKGKAIRELIATKKINEKIKQIDDHIARFSI; encoded by the coding sequence ATGTTTGAAACACTACTAAAAAAAATAACAAAAGAATCTTCTCAAAATTTTGATATAGCATCAAACAATTTAACCGAATTTATTAATAAAGAAAAGAAGTTTATAGAGCTTATAAAACAAATCGGTACAATTCCAGAGTCAATACCACACGATTCAACCGAAGAAAAACTTTTTTCCAAGGCTTCAGATGCAGTATTAGCGCGTGCGTTTCGCGAACTTGGCTTAAAAGCCAGCGTAATTAAAGAACGTGCAGATACCGCTGACGTAATTGCGAAATCACAATATTTTGGATATACTTTAGTTGCAGATGCAAAGGCGTTCAGGCTCAGTAGAACTGCAAAAAATCAAAAAGATTTCAAAGTTTCCGCTCTTTCATGCTGGCGCAAAGACTCTGAATACGCGGTGCTGTGCGGGCCATACTTTCAATATCCAAAGACAGGGAGCCAGATATATTCTCAAGCTATCGATAACAATGTTTGCCTTTTAAGCTGGGAGCATATCCTTTTTATGATAAAAAAAAATATAAAAGAGACTGAAAGAGTTAACATGTCGGCCATATGGGGATTCTCAGGAGATTACGCAAAAAAAATTATAGCAGCAAATCAAAAGAAGTGCTTCCTTAAAGATTTTTCGAATACGCTCACATCTATATTCAATTACAACATCAACGACTTTGAACTACTGCTTAACATGCAGAAATCAACGATACGCGAACGAGCACAAACGGAAAAAGCTTTTTGGGAAAATGAAAAAAAAATTATTTCAGCTTATAGTAAAGGCAAAGCAATACGAGAACTCATAGCGACGAAAAAAATTAATGAAAAAATCAAACAAATAGATGATCACATCGCAAGGTTTTCCATATGA
- a CDS encoding peptidylprolyl isomerase, giving the protein MADNPTVLLETSSGDILVELFPEQAPKTVANFLQYVDDGFYTNTIFHRVIPGFMIQGGGLSARMDEKPTREPVPNEADNGLKNARGTLAMARTRDPHSATAQFFINLVDNEFLDHTAPSTDGWGYCVFGKVTEGLDVVDKIAKVKTKTLGFHENVPADMVVITGANRF; this is encoded by the coding sequence ATGGCCGACAACCCCACGGTTCTGCTGGAGACCTCCTCCGGCGATATTCTGGTGGAACTCTTCCCCGAACAGGCCCCCAAAACCGTCGCCAACTTTTTGCAGTACGTTGACGACGGCTTTTATACCAACACCATCTTCCACCGGGTCATCCCCGGCTTCATGATTCAGGGCGGCGGGCTCTCTGCCCGCATGGACGAAAAACCCACTCGCGAACCCGTGCCCAACGAGGCCGATAACGGCCTCAAAAACGCGCGCGGCACCCTGGCCATGGCCCGCACCCGCGACCCGCACAGCGCCACCGCCCAGTTCTTCATCAACCTGGTGGACAATGAATTTCTGGACCACACAGCCCCCAGCACGGACGGCTGGGGCTACTGCGTGTTCGGCAAGGTGACCGAAGGCCTCGACGTGGTGGACAAAATCGCCAAGGTCAAAACCAAAACCCTCGGCTTCCATGAAAATGTGCCCGCGGATATGGTGGTCATCACCGGCGCCAACCGGTTTTAG
- the mutY gene encoding A/G-specific adenine glycosylase, with amino-acid sequence MSQPFAPPQQNIPRIQRALLDWFAVNQRRLPWRVHYTPYEVWVSEVMLQQTQMERGVDYFNRWMARFPDIAALAAADEEAVLRQWEGLGYYSRARHLLAAARKIMAEHGGAFPSDLEAIRALPGVGPYTAGAIASIAFGEKLPCVDANVERVIARVFDVDSPVKQDPAAGVVRRWALRLVPEGLAREHNQAMMELGALVCRKKPRCEVCPLAVFCSSRHLGIVEQRPVPGKKAVIKPVQAVTGVLRRAGRVFVQKRPPSGVWGNLWEFPGGRVEPDESPEQAVVREFMEETAFTVRVAATYGIIRHGYTTYRLTLHCFGLELADAAQSALPQLTAATESRWARPEELDGLAMPAAHRKLADRLFAVAPSAAHTP; translated from the coding sequence ATGTCGCAGCCCTTTGCGCCGCCGCAGCAGAACATCCCCCGCATCCAGCGCGCCTTGCTGGACTGGTTTGCCGTCAATCAGCGCCGTCTGCCCTGGCGCGTCCACTACACGCCCTATGAGGTCTGGGTTTCGGAGGTTATGCTCCAGCAGACGCAGATGGAGCGCGGCGTGGACTACTTCAACCGCTGGATGGCCCGCTTCCCCGATATTGCCGCCCTGGCGGCGGCGGATGAGGAAGCGGTGCTGCGCCAGTGGGAGGGCCTGGGCTATTATTCGCGCGCGCGGCATTTGCTGGCCGCGGCCCGCAAGATCATGGCCGAGCATGGGGGCGCGTTTCCTTCCGATCTGGAGGCCATCCGCGCCCTGCCGGGCGTGGGGCCGTATACGGCCGGGGCCATTGCCAGCATCGCCTTTGGGGAGAAACTGCCCTGCGTGGACGCCAATGTGGAGCGGGTCATTGCCCGCGTGTTTGATGTGGACAGCCCGGTGAAGCAGGATCCCGCCGCCGGCGTGGTGCGGCGCTGGGCCCTGCGCCTGGTGCCCGAAGGTCTGGCGCGGGAGCATAACCAGGCCATGATGGAGCTGGGCGCGCTGGTCTGCCGCAAAAAGCCGCGTTGCGAGGTCTGTCCGCTGGCCGTGTTCTGCAGCAGCCGCCATCTGGGCATTGTGGAGCAGCGGCCCGTGCCGGGCAAAAAGGCCGTTATCAAGCCCGTGCAGGCTGTCACCGGCGTGCTGCGGCGCGCAGGGCGCGTTTTTGTGCAGAAGCGTCCGCCTTCCGGCGTGTGGGGCAACCTGTGGGAGTTCCCCGGCGGCAGGGTGGAACCGGATGAAAGCCCGGAGCAGGCCGTGGTGCGCGAATTTATGGAAGAAACCGCTTTTACCGTGCGCGTGGCCGCAACGTATGGCATTATCCGCCACGGCTACACTACCTATCGGCTGACTCTGCACTGTTTTGGCCTGGAACTGGCGGATGCGGCGCAGTCCGCTTTGCCGCAACTCACTGCCGCCACGGAAAGCCGCTGGGCGCGCCCGGAGGAGCTGGACGGCCTGGCCATGCCCGCCGCGCACCGCAAGCTGGCGGACCGTCTGTTTGCCGTGGCCCCGTCGGCCGCGCATACCCCCTGA
- a CDS encoding TerC family protein, whose amino-acid sequence MWDLAWIADPSAWIGLGTLVLLEVVLGVDNLVFISILVTRLPEAQRRQAFLTGISLALLMRLGLLAFMARLVTLTNPLFTLGGHGFSARDLILMAGGVFLLLKGTTELHDRVEGRAGSFSGPERHAGYWQVIVQIVVLDAVFSLDSIITSVGMVEHVPIMMLAVVSAMAIMVLAAAPLLHFVERHPSVIVLCLGFLLMIGLSLLADGLGYHIPKGYMYAAIGFSILVEACNQWALRNRRRRFSMRDMRESTARVILNFLGGGVPSGDMQLDAAALAGEAGGQLFAPQERDMVARVIRLGGRTARFIMTPRQRVRWLDSNADLPTVSRYAAAANLPWLPVLQRDTDEVLGVLRPGDLLAAPPPAKGAPWSLLPFVRPAPTIFEHTPLPTILDNFRTHPVPLAFVRDEYGDVVGVVTPAELISVLAGQMGDMPAGPEACRRPDGSWVMPGRLSVDLFASWLGVPLPKRLSSATLAGLIMERLGRIPVKGDHLLYHGWELEVLRMDKRRIDTVRAVKALPPVGVGRKKRAAKVR is encoded by the coding sequence ATGTGGGATCTTGCCTGGATTGCGGACCCTTCCGCCTGGATAGGACTGGGCACGCTGGTACTGCTGGAAGTGGTGCTGGGCGTGGACAACCTGGTTTTCATTTCCATTCTTGTCACGCGCCTGCCTGAAGCCCAGCGGCGGCAGGCCTTTCTGACGGGCATCAGCCTGGCCCTGCTCATGCGCCTGGGCCTGCTGGCCTTCATGGCCCGGCTGGTCACTCTGACCAATCCGCTGTTTACCCTGGGCGGGCACGGGTTTTCGGCCCGCGACCTGATTCTCATGGCCGGCGGCGTGTTTTTGCTGCTCAAGGGCACTACGGAACTGCACGACCGCGTGGAAGGCCGTGCGGGCAGTTTCTCCGGTCCGGAACGGCATGCGGGCTACTGGCAGGTTATTGTGCAGATCGTGGTGCTGGACGCGGTTTTTTCGCTGGATTCCATCATCACGTCCGTGGGCATGGTGGAGCATGTGCCCATCATGATGCTGGCCGTGGTGTCGGCCATGGCCATCATGGTGCTGGCGGCCGCGCCCCTGCTGCATTTTGTGGAGCGCCACCCTTCGGTCATTGTGCTCTGCCTGGGCTTTTTGCTTATGATTGGCCTGAGCCTGCTGGCCGATGGTCTGGGCTATCACATCCCCAAAGGGTACATGTACGCGGCCATCGGCTTTTCCATCCTGGTGGAGGCCTGCAACCAGTGGGCTCTGCGTAACCGGCGGCGGCGTTTCAGCATGCGGGACATGCGGGAATCCACGGCCAGGGTTATCCTCAATTTCCTGGGCGGCGGCGTGCCTTCGGGCGATATGCAGCTGGACGCGGCCGCCCTGGCCGGCGAGGCCGGCGGCCAGCTTTTTGCCCCGCAGGAGCGCGACATGGTGGCCAGGGTCATCCGTCTGGGCGGGCGCACGGCGCGCTTCATCATGACCCCGCGCCAGCGGGTGCGCTGGCTGGACAGCAATGCCGACCTGCCCACCGTGAGCCGCTACGCGGCTGCCGCCAACCTGCCCTGGCTGCCCGTGCTGCAGCGGGATACGGATGAAGTGCTGGGCGTGCTGCGGCCTGGCGACCTGCTGGCCGCCCCGCCCCCGGCCAAGGGCGCGCCCTGGAGTTTGCTCCCCTTTGTCCGGCCCGCGCCCACCATTTTTGAGCACACCCCTCTGCCTACTATTCTGGATAACTTTCGCACCCATCCGGTGCCTCTGGCCTTTGTGCGCGACGAATACGGCGATGTGGTGGGTGTGGTGACCCCGGCGGAGCTGATCAGTGTGCTGGCCGGACAAATGGGCGACATGCCCGCCGGGCCTGAGGCTTGCCGTCGGCCCGACGGCAGTTGGGTCATGCCGGGCCGCCTGAGTGTGGATCTGTTCGCTTCTTGGTTGGGCGTGCCGTTGCCCAAGCGTCTTTCCAGCGCCACCTTGGCCGGTCTGATTATGGAGCGCCTGGGCCGCATTCCGGTCAAGGGCGACCATTTGCTCTACCATGGCTGGGAACTGGAGGTGCTGCGCATGGACAAGCGCCGCATTGATACGGTGCGCGCCGTCAAAGCTCTGCCGCCCGTGGGCGTGGGGCGCAAAAAGCGCGCGGCAAAGGTGCGCTGA
- a CDS encoding sulfite exporter TauE/SafE family protein, with amino-acid sequence MRFGRQVYEFLLSGSQAYAKWDLEVSTSILRNRKKLLILLALAVPILAGCLAEAYEYHEMLGGKTAYAPAFYTTTIFLASIAVGLAAGLITGCIGAGGGFIITPALMAVGVKGILAVGTDLFHIFAKAIMGTTVHKKLGNVSGKLAVAFLFGSIIGTFIGGFINKGLYNKDPLLSELFISTIYAVLLGFLGFYALFDFLRSSRGAKAASQDAHGGGSGGLTGVSVKLQSLSVPPMITFDEDLVPGGRRISGWIVACGGVVVGLLAAIMGVGGGVVTFPMFVYIFGVSSMTTVGTDILQIIFTAGFAAVGQYAIYGYVFYTLAIGMLLGSLLGIQIGALTTKVVKGIHIRGFYAISIIAGFINRATTLPKKLVEMEVLHWSPSVVNIIEDVGNVVFWVVVAFFGLWVFSKFFLNLGKLRGEA; translated from the coding sequence ATGCGATTCGGCAGACAGGTGTACGAATTTCTGCTGAGCGGCTCGCAGGCGTATGCCAAATGGGATCTGGAAGTTTCCACTTCCATCCTGCGCAACCGGAAAAAGCTGCTCATCTTGCTGGCCCTGGCCGTGCCCATTCTGGCGGGCTGCCTGGCCGAGGCGTACGAATACCATGAGATGTTGGGCGGCAAGACGGCCTATGCCCCGGCTTTCTATACCACCACCATTTTTCTGGCCTCCATTGCCGTGGGCCTGGCGGCCGGGCTCATTACCGGCTGTATCGGGGCTGGCGGCGGCTTCATTATCACGCCCGCGCTTATGGCTGTGGGCGTAAAGGGCATTCTGGCCGTGGGCACGGACCTCTTCCACATCTTTGCCAAGGCCATCATGGGCACCACGGTGCACAAGAAACTGGGCAATGTTTCGGGCAAACTGGCCGTGGCCTTTTTGTTCGGCTCCATTATCGGCACCTTCATCGGCGGTTTCATCAACAAGGGGCTGTATAACAAAGACCCCCTGCTTTCCGAGCTCTTCATCAGCACCATCTATGCCGTACTGCTGGGCTTTCTGGGCTTTTACGCCCTGTTTGACTTTTTGCGCAGCAGCCGCGGGGCCAAAGCTGCCAGCCAGGACGCCCACGGCGGCGGCAGCGGCGGGCTGACGGGCGTTTCTGTCAAGCTGCAAAGCCTCAGCGTGCCCCCCATGATCACCTTTGACGAAGACCTGGTGCCCGGCGGGCGGCGCATCTCCGGCTGGATCGTGGCCTGCGGCGGCGTGGTGGTGGGCTTGCTGGCCGCCATCATGGGCGTGGGCGGGGGGGTTGTGACCTTCCCCATGTTTGTGTACATCTTCGGCGTGTCTTCCATGACCACCGTGGGCACGGACATCCTGCAGATCATCTTCACCGCCGGTTTCGCGGCCGTGGGGCAGTACGCCATCTATGGCTACGTTTTTTACACCCTGGCCATCGGCATGCTGCTGGGTTCCCTGCTGGGCATCCAGATCGGCGCGCTGACCACCAAGGTGGTCAAGGGCATCCACATCCGCGGCTTCTACGCCATCTCTATCATTGCGGGCTTTATCAACCGCGCCACCACACTGCCCAAGAAGCTGGTGGAAATGGAGGTGCTGCACTGGTCGCCCAGTGTGGTGAACATCATCGAAGACGTGGGCAACGTGGTTTTCTGGGTGGTGGTGGCCTTTTTCGGCTTGTGGGTGTTCAGCAAGTTTTTCCTTAATCTGGGCAAGCTCAGAGGGGAGGCCTGA
- a CDS encoding tetratricopeptide repeat protein: MLTTAPKEIRENVARATGYLRRDDVERSLLTMAEALRRYAGVRLVRSARAELDIQIDEFLSTLIRHHVMQPLLDPDRTGKPRAIPFQPGKEAALSTVLEGLAKILQKEAAHSEAQEAAARQERKKRLIETGLQFLQEGQTAKGRAFLKRVAEEYSDEKDIRLQLGHIFAAAGQDVEAAAMYEEAMEAQPREAAAYTGAVAAWLRLREYEKAENVYKAVLRTFGGHPSTFGKMAKMYLEWHKKQAAEDAALRALQSDPDQPDALEVMAALQRR, encoded by the coding sequence ATGCTCACCACCGCGCCCAAGGAAATCCGTGAAAACGTGGCCCGCGCCACAGGCTATCTGCGCCGCGACGACGTGGAACGTTCTCTGCTGACCATGGCCGAAGCCTTGCGGCGCTACGCGGGCGTCCGCCTGGTGCGTTCCGCCAGGGCCGAACTGGACATTCAGATTGACGAATTCCTCTCCACCCTCATCCGCCACCACGTCATGCAGCCTTTGCTGGACCCGGACCGCACGGGCAAGCCGCGCGCCATCCCATTTCAGCCCGGCAAAGAAGCCGCCTTGAGTACGGTGCTGGAAGGGCTGGCAAAAATCCTGCAAAAAGAGGCCGCCCACTCGGAAGCGCAGGAGGCCGCTGCCCGGCAGGAACGCAAAAAACGCCTCATTGAAACGGGCCTGCAGTTTTTGCAGGAGGGACAAACGGCCAAGGGCCGCGCTTTTCTGAAACGCGTGGCCGAGGAATACAGCGACGAAAAAGACATCCGCCTGCAGCTGGGGCACATTTTTGCCGCCGCCGGGCAGGATGTGGAAGCCGCGGCCATGTACGAAGAAGCCATGGAAGCCCAGCCCCGCGAGGCCGCCGCCTACACCGGGGCCGTGGCCGCCTGGCTGCGGTTGCGCGAATACGAAAAAGCCGAAAACGTCTACAAGGCCGTGCTGCGCACCTTTGGCGGGCATCCCTCCACCTTTGGCAAAATGGCCAAAATGTATTTAGAATGGCATAAAAAACAGGCGGCGGAGGATGCCGCCCTGCGCGCCCTGCAAAGCGACCCCGACCAGCCCGACGCCCTGGAAGTCATGGCGGCCCTGCAGCGGCGCTAG